A stretch of Acidimicrobiales bacterium DNA encodes these proteins:
- a CDS encoding VOC family protein → MRDSSAGERLVAVRASDQFHAGIVVDNLEAATADLAQIFGYEWSPTLTVPIPVTFPSEDGKAERTVELTFTYSVTTPRLELVATVPGTLWSPVAGVHHLGYWSDDLHADEKLLEARGYTKEALGAAPDGSPIWSYHRKANGFRVEMVNRQLRSFLEKYWTPADFR, encoded by the coding sequence GTGAGAGACTCGTCAGCTGGTGAGAGACTCGTCGCGGTGAGGGCCTCCGACCAATTCCACGCCGGCATCGTTGTCGACAACCTCGAGGCGGCCACCGCCGACCTGGCTCAAATATTCGGTTACGAGTGGTCCCCCACGCTCACCGTCCCAATACCAGTCACCTTTCCCTCCGAGGACGGCAAAGCGGAGCGGACCGTCGAGCTCACCTTTACGTACTCGGTCACGACTCCTCGGCTCGAACTGGTGGCAACCGTTCCGGGAACGCTGTGGAGCCCCGTCGCCGGCGTACACCATCTGGGCTACTGGTCGGACGACCTTCACGCCGACGAAAAGCTGCTCGAGGCCCGCGGTTACACCAAGGAAGCGCTGGGGGCCGCCCCTGACGGCTCGCCCATCTGGTCGTACCACCGCAAGGCGAACGGCTTCCGCGTCGAAATGGTCAATCGCCAACTTCGGTCGTTCTTGGAGAAGTATTGGACCCCAGCAGATTTCAGGTGA
- a CDS encoding acyl-CoA dehydrogenase family protein: MSWDFETDPEYQQKLDWADRFVREEVEPLDYVFPHEQFVPLDDRKRKVIDPLKEEVRRQGLWATHLGPELGGQGFGQLKLALLNEVLGRSSWAPIVFGCQAPDTGNAEIIAHYGTPEQKDRYLKPLLEGEMFSCYSMTEPHGGADPTQFKTQAVKDGGEWVINGWKYFSSNAKTASFFIVMAVSNPDVSPYKGMSMFLLPSDTPGINIERNVGLYGEPLNEGSHALIHYEDVRVPEEALLGGEGQAFVIAQTRLGGGRIHHAMRTIGMAQKALDMMCERALSRETAGSILADKQFVQGYIADSYAQLLQFRLFVLYTAWEIDKYNDYKRVRKDISAVKVVMPTVLHDIAWRAMQVHGALGTTNEMPFFGMIHGAGVMGLADGPTEVHKMTVARQLLRDYRPSEGMWPTQWIPGKIDAAREKFGHLIELEVGNL; this comes from the coding sequence GTGTCCTGGGATTTCGAGACTGACCCGGAGTACCAGCAGAAACTGGACTGGGCCGACCGGTTCGTTCGGGAGGAGGTCGAGCCGCTCGACTACGTGTTCCCTCACGAGCAGTTCGTCCCGCTCGACGACAGGAAGCGCAAGGTCATCGATCCTCTGAAAGAGGAGGTGCGACGTCAGGGCCTGTGGGCCACCCACCTCGGTCCCGAGCTCGGTGGGCAGGGCTTCGGTCAGCTCAAGCTGGCGCTGCTGAACGAGGTGCTCGGCAGGTCCTCGTGGGCGCCGATCGTGTTCGGGTGCCAAGCGCCCGACACCGGGAACGCCGAGATCATCGCCCACTACGGAACTCCGGAGCAGAAGGACCGTTACCTCAAGCCCCTCCTCGAGGGAGAGATGTTCTCCTGCTACTCCATGACCGAACCGCACGGTGGGGCCGACCCGACTCAGTTCAAGACGCAGGCGGTAAAAGACGGGGGAGAGTGGGTCATCAACGGCTGGAAGTACTTCTCGTCTAACGCGAAGACGGCCTCCTTCTTCATCGTGATGGCAGTCAGCAACCCAGATGTCAGCCCCTACAAAGGGATGTCCATGTTCCTCCTCCCGTCGGACACCCCCGGAATCAACATCGAGCGAAATGTCGGCTTGTACGGAGAGCCGCTCAACGAAGGCTCCCATGCGCTCATTCACTACGAAGACGTTCGGGTACCGGAGGAGGCGCTTCTCGGAGGCGAGGGACAGGCTTTCGTGATCGCCCAGACCCGCCTCGGAGGCGGACGGATCCACCACGCGATGCGCACGATCGGGATGGCGCAGAAAGCGTTGGACATGATGTGTGAGCGCGCGCTCAGCCGCGAGACTGCAGGCAGCATCCTGGCGGACAAGCAGTTCGTGCAGGGGTACATCGCCGACTCCTACGCACAGCTTCTCCAGTTCCGGCTGTTCGTCCTTTACACAGCGTGGGAGATCGACAAGTACAACGACTACAAGCGGGTCCGCAAGGACATTTCGGCCGTCAAGGTGGTCATGCCCACCGTCCTTCACGACATCGCGTGGAGGGCGATGCAGGTGCACGGGGCGCTCGGGACGACGAACGAGATGCCGTTCTTCGGAATGATCCACGGCGCCGGAGTGATGGGTCTCGCCGACGGTCCCACAGAGGTGCACAAGATGACCGTCGCCAGGCAGCTGCTGCGGGACTACCGGCCGAGCGAAGGCATGTGGCCCACTCAATGGATCCCCGGGAAGATCGACGCGGCACGCGAGAAGTTCGGCCACTTGATCGAGCTTGAAGTCGGCAACCTGTGA
- a CDS encoding DUF5996 family protein gives MSAAPWPSLPTYESWSATCDTLHAHSQLLGKLAVALAPPEPELQHAALQLTARGWETRPLPAPDRSGLLGVALDLRTHEALVEFTGLPPRTIPLTPDRPVGDVTRDVLAAVTDFVGPVNVNFRPQEVAWEVPLDQDQQHHTYDPRSVERYFAVAARAGMVLAELRAPYRGRSTPVNAWWGTFDLAVSLFSGAPATPPSKDFITRNSGDAQQIEIGWWPGDSRYPKAAFYGFAFPAPESFSESDLSPPAAHWDKDLGEYILDWDEVVASSDPRSAALDFGRSLISHACSVCEWDPALAGSAMGVPPPIT, from the coding sequence GTGAGCGCAGCGCCGTGGCCCTCCCTTCCGACGTACGAATCGTGGAGCGCCACCTGCGACACCCTCCACGCGCACTCCCAGCTGCTCGGAAAGCTCGCTGTTGCCCTGGCTCCGCCGGAGCCCGAACTGCAGCACGCCGCGCTGCAGCTGACGGCACGCGGTTGGGAGACACGCCCGCTTCCGGCACCCGACAGGTCGGGACTCCTCGGAGTCGCGCTCGACCTTCGAACTCACGAAGCCTTGGTCGAGTTCACCGGCCTACCGCCGCGCACGATTCCCCTGACCCCCGACCGGCCGGTCGGCGACGTGACCCGGGACGTCCTCGCAGCTGTGACCGACTTCGTCGGCCCGGTGAACGTCAACTTCCGTCCCCAGGAGGTGGCGTGGGAGGTGCCACTCGACCAGGATCAACAGCACCATACGTATGACCCACGAAGTGTCGAACGGTATTTCGCCGTTGCGGCGCGGGCCGGCATGGTTCTTGCGGAGCTGCGGGCCCCCTACCGTGGGAGGTCGACTCCTGTGAACGCATGGTGGGGGACGTTCGACCTGGCGGTGAGCCTGTTCTCGGGGGCGCCGGCGACCCCTCCGTCGAAGGACTTCATCACGCGCAATTCGGGCGACGCGCAGCAGATCGAGATCGGGTGGTGGCCCGGGGACTCCCGTTATCCGAAGGCGGCGTTCTACGGCTTCGCGTTCCCGGCTCCGGAGTCGTTCTCCGAATCCGACCTTTCCCCGCCTGCCGCCCACTGGGACAAGGATCTCGGCGAGTACATACTCGACTGGGACGAAGTGGTCGCCAGTTCCGATCCTCGTTCAGCCGCGCTGGACTTCGGGCGTTCTCTCATTTCTCACGCCTGCAGTGTGTGCGAATGGGACCCGGCGCTGGCGGGAAGCGCGATGGGGGTGCCGCCGCCCATCACCTGA